From a region of the Xyrauchen texanus isolate HMW12.3.18 chromosome 47, RBS_HiC_50CHRs, whole genome shotgun sequence genome:
- the LOC127639151 gene encoding twinfilin-1-like, with the protein MSHQTGIQATGEVKEIFAKARNGEYRLIKVAIENEKLVIGGRKRAAKKWDQEWDSYVLPLVEDDMPSYLLYRLDTTNNQGYEWIFLAWSPDRSPVRQKMLYAATRATLKKEFGGGHIKEEIFGTLKDDVSLNGYKKYLTSQSAPLPLTAAEEELRQIKLNELQTDIHVYTKQQTLQGVAFPMQREAVHALEQFREKRINYVQLEIDFSKESIKLSSTTPTELRDLPKRIPKDAPRYHFFLYKHSHEGDYLESTVFIYSMPGYNCSIKERMLYSSCKNPLIDTVEKNVGIEIAKKLEIDNGDELTSDYMYEEVHPKQHVHKQAFAKPKGPTGKKSGRRITQAPEDGGNDN; encoded by the exons ATGTCTCATCAAACCGGCATCCAGG CTACTGGGGAAGTGAAAGAAATCTTTGCAAAGGCTCGGAATGGTGAATATCGGCTGATCAAAGTAGCGATTGAAAATG AGAAACTAGTTATTGGCGGACGCAAACGAGCTGCCAAGAAATGGGACCAAGAATGGGACAGCTATGTTCTACCTCTTGTGGAGGATGACATGCCCTCATACCTTCTCTACAGGTTGGACACCACCAATAACCAGGGTTATGAGTGGATCTTTCTGGCCTGGTCTCCAGACCGCTCTCCA GTTCGACAAAAGATGTTATATGCTGCTACGAGGGCTACGCTGAAGAAAGAGTTTGGTGGTGGCCACATTAAAGAGGAGATTTTTGGCACTCTAAAG GATGATGTCTCTCTAAACGGGTATAAAAAGTACCTTACCTCCCAGTCAGCGCCTCTCCCCCTGACAGCAGCAGAAGAGGAACTAAGGCAAATCAAACTCAATGAG CTGCAGACAGACATCCACGTTTACACAAAGCAGCAGACTCTTCAGGGTGTGGCATTCCCCATGCAGAGAGAAGCTGTTCACGCGCTGGAGCAGTTCAGGGAGAAGAGGATTAACTACGTTCAACTG GAAATCGATTTTTCTAAAGAATCCATCAAGTTGTCCAGCACAACACCTACGGAATTGAGAGACCTGCCGAAAAGGATCCCTAAAGATGCGCCGAGATATCACTTTTTCCTCTACAAACACTCCCATGAAGGAGACTACCTTGAGTCCACAG TGTTCATCTACTCAATGCCTGGTTATAATTGTAGCATCAAAGAGAGAATGCTGTACTCAAGCTGCAAAAATCCTCTTATTGACACAGTGGAGAAAAATGTAGGCATTGAAATCGCTAAAAAG TTGGAGATTGACAATGGTGATGAACTGACTAGTGATTACATGTACGAAGAGGTCCATCCCAAGCAGCATGTGCACAAGCAAGCCTTTGCCAAACCCAAGGGGCCAACTGGGAAGAAGAGTGGTCGAAGAATCACACAGGCGCCAGAGGATGGCGGCAATGACAATTAA